A single region of the Xenopus laevis strain J_2021 chromosome 4L, Xenopus_laevis_v10.1, whole genome shotgun sequence genome encodes:
- the jagn1.L gene encoding protein jagunal homolog 1 isoform X1 codes for MASRAGPRATGSDGSDFQHREKVAGHYKMSASLKNEIKKLIYAHLIIWMLIAAQMCVSHLKLVSKDLVAMPYQWEYPYLLSLVPSLFGLFSFPRNNISYLVISMISTGLFSIGPLIYGTLEMFPMAQQLYRHGKAYRFIFGFSAISVMYLVMVVAVQVHGWQIYYSKKLLDSWFTNTQEKKKK; via the exons ATGGCCTCCCGTGCTGGCCCTCGGGCAACCGGTTCAGATGGAAGCGACTTTCAACATCGAGAGAAAGTAGCCGGCCACTATAAAATGAG CGCTTCTTTAAAGAATGAAATCAAGAAACTCATATACGCCCACTTGATTATCTggatgctgattgctgctcagaTGTGTGTGTCTCATCTCAAGTTGGTCTCCAAAGATTTGGTAGCCATGCCTTACCAATGGGAGTACCCGTACCTCCTGAGCCTCGTCCCGTCGCTCTTCGGTCTGTTTTCTTTCCCTCGTAACAACATCAGCTATCTGGTGATCTCCATGATTAGCACGGGACTCTTCTCCATTGGCCCCCTCATCTATGGCACCTTGGAGATGTTCCCTATGGCACAGCAGCTATACCGCCACGGCAAGGCCTACCGCTTCATCTTCGGCTTCTCGGCCATCTCGGTTATGTACTTAGTCATGGTGGTAGCCGTACAGGTCCATGGCTGGCAGATCTACTACAGCAAGAAGCTGTTGGACTCTTGGTTCACAAACActcaggagaagaagaagaagtaa